In one Canis lupus dingo isolate Sandy chromosome 16, ASM325472v2, whole genome shotgun sequence genomic region, the following are encoded:
- the ZNF775 gene encoding zinc finger protein 775 isoform X1, whose amino-acid sequence MARPVSQSGGGARPACPGTGGAGEPSAQVAPGWQFALTLTTKSSAGSTFGAVSLCPEDGASGGQEPQCSPHSDTDSSRTMLKSGSDGDGPVMKIKQEKPDWLLQTLVPQAVLSEKDKENIFQQHLALAPCQTMGKPRALGGQEETGGPRWAPPTEPARGLAGRALSAGEGHFVCLDCGKRFSWWSSLKIHQRTHTGEKPYLCGKCGKSFSQKPNLARHQRHHTGERPFCCPECARRFSQKQHLLKHQKTHSRPATHSCPECARCFRHQVGLRIHQRAHARDRQGARAGLQELLRDAATRRSCRLRPGPPRGRPEWAWLGLCQGWWRQAGPRAATAAAAAATTPAGPGEQRQFICNECGKSFTWWSSLNIHQRIHTGERPYPCPECGRRFSQKPNLTRHLRNHTGERPHPCLHCGRSFRQKQHLLKHQRTHLPGAQAARCPSCGQSCSSRAALRAHQRAHAAPAAPAAEPQRPGQAARDAAPRSEPQAEAPPGLSAQPQDPQPARGLGGVPWGRARAGLGGPGEPRQFICNECGKSFSWWSVLTIHQRIHTGERPYPCPECGRRFSQKPNLTRHRRNHTGERPYLCTVCGRGFSQKQHLLKHQRVHRGALAPTPSAKDQAL is encoded by the exons ATGGCCAGGCCCGTTAGCCAATCAGGGGGAGGCGCCCGCCCCGCCTGTCCCGGGACTggcggggccggggagcccaGTGCCCAAGTCGCCCCGGGGTGGCAGTTCGCGTTAACCTTAACCACAAAGTCAAG CGCTGGCTCGACGTTCGGGGCTGTGTCGCTGTGTCCGGAAGACGGAGCTTCTGGAGGGCAGGAACCCCAGTGCTCGCCGCACAGTGACACcga TTCCTCAAGGACAATGTTGAAGAGTGGCAGTGATG GAGATGGGCCGGTGATGAAGATCAAGCAAGAGAAGCCAGACTGGCTGCTGCAGACACTGGTGCCTCAGGCTGTGCTTTCCGAGAAggataaggaaaacattttccagCAGCATCTGGCCCTGGCACCATGCCAGACCATGGGGAAGCCCCGAGCCTTGGGGGGACAGGAGGAGACCGGGGGCCCAAGGTGGGCTCCTCCCACTGAGCCGGCCAGGGGTCTGGCAGGCCGGGCTCTTTCTGCTGGCGAGGGTCACTTTGTATGCCTGGACTGCGGGAAGAGGTTCAGCTGGTGGTCGTCCCTGAAGATCCACCAGCGCACCCACACCGGGGAGAAGCCGTACCTGTGCGGCAAGTGCGGGAAGAGCTTTAGCCAGAAGCCCAACCTGGCGCGCCACCAGCGTCACCACACGGGCGAGCGGCCCTTCTGCTGCCCAGAGTGCGCGAGGCGCTTTAGCCAGAAGCAGCACCTGCTCAAGCATCAGAAGACCCACTCGCGGCCCGCCACCCACTCGTGCCCCGAGTGCGCGCGCTGCTTCCGCCACCAGGTGGGCCTCCGCATCCACCAGCGTGCGCACGCCCGGGACCGCCAGGGCGCCCGCGCTGGGCTGCAGGAGTTGCTGCGGGACGCCGCCACCCGCCGGAGCTGTCGCCTGCGGCCTGGGCCGCCGCGGGGTCGCCCCGAGTGGGCTTGGTTGGGGCTCTGCCAGGGCTGGTGGCGCCAGGCGGGGCCCCGGGCCGCAACCGCTGCCGCCGCGGCCGCCACCACCCCCGCGGGTCCTGGCGAGCAGCGCCAGTTCATCTGCAACGAGTGCGGCAAGAGCTTCACGTGGTGGTCGTCCCTGAACATCCACCAGCGCATCCACACGGGCGAGCGCCCCTACCCGTGCCCCGAGTGCGGCCGCCGCTTCAGCCAGAAGCCGAACCTGACGCGACACCTGCGCAATCACACGGGCGAGCGGCCGCACCCCTGCCTGCACTGCGGCCGCAGCTTCCGCCAGAAGCAGCACCTGCTCAAGCACCAGCGCACGCACTTGCCGGGCGCCCAGGCGGCGCGCTGCCCCAGCTGCGGCCAGAGCTGCTCGAGCCGCGCAGCGCTGCGGGCCCACCAGCGCGCGcacgccgcccccgccgcccccgccgccgagCCCCAGCGCCCCGGGCAGGCCGCGCGAGATGCGGCGCCACGCTCCGAGCCACAGGCCGAGGCACCCCCGGGCCTGTCGGCGCAGCCTCAGGACCCCCAGCcggcccggggcctggggggtGTGCCgtgggggcgggcgcgggcgggcctGGGGGGGCCCGGCGAGCCCCGCCAGTTCATCTGCAACGAGTGCGGCAAGAGCTTCTCTTGGTGGTCGGTGCTCACCATCCACCAGCGCATCCACACGGGCGAGCGGCCCTATCCGTGCCCCGAGTGCGGCCGCCGCTTCAGCCAGAAGCCCAACCTGACGCGGCATCGGCGCAACCACACGGGCGAGCGGCCCTACCTGTGCACCGTGTGCGGCCGCGGCTTTAGCCAGAAGCAGCACCTGCTCAAGCACCAGCGTGTGCACCGGGGGGCCCTGGCGCCCACCCCCAGCGCCAAGGACCAGGCGCTTTAG
- the ZNF775 gene encoding zinc finger protein 775 isoform X2 produces MARPVSQSGGGARPACPGTGGAGEPSAQVAPGWQFALTLTTKSSSSRTMLKSGSDGDGPVMKIKQEKPDWLLQTLVPQAVLSEKDKENIFQQHLALAPCQTMGKPRALGGQEETGGPRWAPPTEPARGLAGRALSAGEGHFVCLDCGKRFSWWSSLKIHQRTHTGEKPYLCGKCGKSFSQKPNLARHQRHHTGERPFCCPECARRFSQKQHLLKHQKTHSRPATHSCPECARCFRHQVGLRIHQRAHARDRQGARAGLQELLRDAATRRSCRLRPGPPRGRPEWAWLGLCQGWWRQAGPRAATAAAAAATTPAGPGEQRQFICNECGKSFTWWSSLNIHQRIHTGERPYPCPECGRRFSQKPNLTRHLRNHTGERPHPCLHCGRSFRQKQHLLKHQRTHLPGAQAARCPSCGQSCSSRAALRAHQRAHAAPAAPAAEPQRPGQAARDAAPRSEPQAEAPPGLSAQPQDPQPARGLGGVPWGRARAGLGGPGEPRQFICNECGKSFSWWSVLTIHQRIHTGERPYPCPECGRRFSQKPNLTRHRRNHTGERPYLCTVCGRGFSQKQHLLKHQRVHRGALAPTPSAKDQAL; encoded by the exons ATGGCCAGGCCCGTTAGCCAATCAGGGGGAGGCGCCCGCCCCGCCTGTCCCGGGACTggcggggccggggagcccaGTGCCCAAGTCGCCCCGGGGTGGCAGTTCGCGTTAACCTTAACCACAAAGTCAAG TTCCTCAAGGACAATGTTGAAGAGTGGCAGTGATG GAGATGGGCCGGTGATGAAGATCAAGCAAGAGAAGCCAGACTGGCTGCTGCAGACACTGGTGCCTCAGGCTGTGCTTTCCGAGAAggataaggaaaacattttccagCAGCATCTGGCCCTGGCACCATGCCAGACCATGGGGAAGCCCCGAGCCTTGGGGGGACAGGAGGAGACCGGGGGCCCAAGGTGGGCTCCTCCCACTGAGCCGGCCAGGGGTCTGGCAGGCCGGGCTCTTTCTGCTGGCGAGGGTCACTTTGTATGCCTGGACTGCGGGAAGAGGTTCAGCTGGTGGTCGTCCCTGAAGATCCACCAGCGCACCCACACCGGGGAGAAGCCGTACCTGTGCGGCAAGTGCGGGAAGAGCTTTAGCCAGAAGCCCAACCTGGCGCGCCACCAGCGTCACCACACGGGCGAGCGGCCCTTCTGCTGCCCAGAGTGCGCGAGGCGCTTTAGCCAGAAGCAGCACCTGCTCAAGCATCAGAAGACCCACTCGCGGCCCGCCACCCACTCGTGCCCCGAGTGCGCGCGCTGCTTCCGCCACCAGGTGGGCCTCCGCATCCACCAGCGTGCGCACGCCCGGGACCGCCAGGGCGCCCGCGCTGGGCTGCAGGAGTTGCTGCGGGACGCCGCCACCCGCCGGAGCTGTCGCCTGCGGCCTGGGCCGCCGCGGGGTCGCCCCGAGTGGGCTTGGTTGGGGCTCTGCCAGGGCTGGTGGCGCCAGGCGGGGCCCCGGGCCGCAACCGCTGCCGCCGCGGCCGCCACCACCCCCGCGGGTCCTGGCGAGCAGCGCCAGTTCATCTGCAACGAGTGCGGCAAGAGCTTCACGTGGTGGTCGTCCCTGAACATCCACCAGCGCATCCACACGGGCGAGCGCCCCTACCCGTGCCCCGAGTGCGGCCGCCGCTTCAGCCAGAAGCCGAACCTGACGCGACACCTGCGCAATCACACGGGCGAGCGGCCGCACCCCTGCCTGCACTGCGGCCGCAGCTTCCGCCAGAAGCAGCACCTGCTCAAGCACCAGCGCACGCACTTGCCGGGCGCCCAGGCGGCGCGCTGCCCCAGCTGCGGCCAGAGCTGCTCGAGCCGCGCAGCGCTGCGGGCCCACCAGCGCGCGcacgccgcccccgccgcccccgccgccgagCCCCAGCGCCCCGGGCAGGCCGCGCGAGATGCGGCGCCACGCTCCGAGCCACAGGCCGAGGCACCCCCGGGCCTGTCGGCGCAGCCTCAGGACCCCCAGCcggcccggggcctggggggtGTGCCgtgggggcgggcgcgggcgggcctGGGGGGGCCCGGCGAGCCCCGCCAGTTCATCTGCAACGAGTGCGGCAAGAGCTTCTCTTGGTGGTCGGTGCTCACCATCCACCAGCGCATCCACACGGGCGAGCGGCCCTATCCGTGCCCCGAGTGCGGCCGCCGCTTCAGCCAGAAGCCCAACCTGACGCGGCATCGGCGCAACCACACGGGCGAGCGGCCCTACCTGTGCACCGTGTGCGGCCGCGGCTTTAGCCAGAAGCAGCACCTGCTCAAGCACCAGCGTGTGCACCGGGGGGCCCTGGCGCCCACCCCCAGCGCCAAGGACCAGGCGCTTTAG
- the ZNF775 gene encoding zinc finger protein 775 isoform X3 → MLKSGSDGDGPVMKIKQEKPDWLLQTLVPQAVLSEKDKENIFQQHLALAPCQTMGKPRALGGQEETGGPRWAPPTEPARGLAGRALSAGEGHFVCLDCGKRFSWWSSLKIHQRTHTGEKPYLCGKCGKSFSQKPNLARHQRHHTGERPFCCPECARRFSQKQHLLKHQKTHSRPATHSCPECARCFRHQVGLRIHQRAHARDRQGARAGLQELLRDAATRRSCRLRPGPPRGRPEWAWLGLCQGWWRQAGPRAATAAAAAATTPAGPGEQRQFICNECGKSFTWWSSLNIHQRIHTGERPYPCPECGRRFSQKPNLTRHLRNHTGERPHPCLHCGRSFRQKQHLLKHQRTHLPGAQAARCPSCGQSCSSRAALRAHQRAHAAPAAPAAEPQRPGQAARDAAPRSEPQAEAPPGLSAQPQDPQPARGLGGVPWGRARAGLGGPGEPRQFICNECGKSFSWWSVLTIHQRIHTGERPYPCPECGRRFSQKPNLTRHRRNHTGERPYLCTVCGRGFSQKQHLLKHQRVHRGALAPTPSAKDQAL, encoded by the exons ATGTTGAAGAGTGGCAGTGATG GAGATGGGCCGGTGATGAAGATCAAGCAAGAGAAGCCAGACTGGCTGCTGCAGACACTGGTGCCTCAGGCTGTGCTTTCCGAGAAggataaggaaaacattttccagCAGCATCTGGCCCTGGCACCATGCCAGACCATGGGGAAGCCCCGAGCCTTGGGGGGACAGGAGGAGACCGGGGGCCCAAGGTGGGCTCCTCCCACTGAGCCGGCCAGGGGTCTGGCAGGCCGGGCTCTTTCTGCTGGCGAGGGTCACTTTGTATGCCTGGACTGCGGGAAGAGGTTCAGCTGGTGGTCGTCCCTGAAGATCCACCAGCGCACCCACACCGGGGAGAAGCCGTACCTGTGCGGCAAGTGCGGGAAGAGCTTTAGCCAGAAGCCCAACCTGGCGCGCCACCAGCGTCACCACACGGGCGAGCGGCCCTTCTGCTGCCCAGAGTGCGCGAGGCGCTTTAGCCAGAAGCAGCACCTGCTCAAGCATCAGAAGACCCACTCGCGGCCCGCCACCCACTCGTGCCCCGAGTGCGCGCGCTGCTTCCGCCACCAGGTGGGCCTCCGCATCCACCAGCGTGCGCACGCCCGGGACCGCCAGGGCGCCCGCGCTGGGCTGCAGGAGTTGCTGCGGGACGCCGCCACCCGCCGGAGCTGTCGCCTGCGGCCTGGGCCGCCGCGGGGTCGCCCCGAGTGGGCTTGGTTGGGGCTCTGCCAGGGCTGGTGGCGCCAGGCGGGGCCCCGGGCCGCAACCGCTGCCGCCGCGGCCGCCACCACCCCCGCGGGTCCTGGCGAGCAGCGCCAGTTCATCTGCAACGAGTGCGGCAAGAGCTTCACGTGGTGGTCGTCCCTGAACATCCACCAGCGCATCCACACGGGCGAGCGCCCCTACCCGTGCCCCGAGTGCGGCCGCCGCTTCAGCCAGAAGCCGAACCTGACGCGACACCTGCGCAATCACACGGGCGAGCGGCCGCACCCCTGCCTGCACTGCGGCCGCAGCTTCCGCCAGAAGCAGCACCTGCTCAAGCACCAGCGCACGCACTTGCCGGGCGCCCAGGCGGCGCGCTGCCCCAGCTGCGGCCAGAGCTGCTCGAGCCGCGCAGCGCTGCGGGCCCACCAGCGCGCGcacgccgcccccgccgcccccgccgccgagCCCCAGCGCCCCGGGCAGGCCGCGCGAGATGCGGCGCCACGCTCCGAGCCACAGGCCGAGGCACCCCCGGGCCTGTCGGCGCAGCCTCAGGACCCCCAGCcggcccggggcctggggggtGTGCCgtgggggcgggcgcgggcgggcctGGGGGGGCCCGGCGAGCCCCGCCAGTTCATCTGCAACGAGTGCGGCAAGAGCTTCTCTTGGTGGTCGGTGCTCACCATCCACCAGCGCATCCACACGGGCGAGCGGCCCTATCCGTGCCCCGAGTGCGGCCGCCGCTTCAGCCAGAAGCCCAACCTGACGCGGCATCGGCGCAACCACACGGGCGAGCGGCCCTACCTGTGCACCGTGTGCGGCCGCGGCTTTAGCCAGAAGCAGCACCTGCTCAAGCACCAGCGTGTGCACCGGGGGGCCCTGGCGCCCACCCCCAGCGCCAAGGACCAGGCGCTTTAG
- the ZNF775 gene encoding zinc finger protein 775 isoform X4: MKIKQEKPDWLLQTLVPQAVLSEKDKENIFQQHLALAPCQTMGKPRALGGQEETGGPRWAPPTEPARGLAGRALSAGEGHFVCLDCGKRFSWWSSLKIHQRTHTGEKPYLCGKCGKSFSQKPNLARHQRHHTGERPFCCPECARRFSQKQHLLKHQKTHSRPATHSCPECARCFRHQVGLRIHQRAHARDRQGARAGLQELLRDAATRRSCRLRPGPPRGRPEWAWLGLCQGWWRQAGPRAATAAAAAATTPAGPGEQRQFICNECGKSFTWWSSLNIHQRIHTGERPYPCPECGRRFSQKPNLTRHLRNHTGERPHPCLHCGRSFRQKQHLLKHQRTHLPGAQAARCPSCGQSCSSRAALRAHQRAHAAPAAPAAEPQRPGQAARDAAPRSEPQAEAPPGLSAQPQDPQPARGLGGVPWGRARAGLGGPGEPRQFICNECGKSFSWWSVLTIHQRIHTGERPYPCPECGRRFSQKPNLTRHRRNHTGERPYLCTVCGRGFSQKQHLLKHQRVHRGALAPTPSAKDQAL; the protein is encoded by the coding sequence ATGAAGATCAAGCAAGAGAAGCCAGACTGGCTGCTGCAGACACTGGTGCCTCAGGCTGTGCTTTCCGAGAAggataaggaaaacattttccagCAGCATCTGGCCCTGGCACCATGCCAGACCATGGGGAAGCCCCGAGCCTTGGGGGGACAGGAGGAGACCGGGGGCCCAAGGTGGGCTCCTCCCACTGAGCCGGCCAGGGGTCTGGCAGGCCGGGCTCTTTCTGCTGGCGAGGGTCACTTTGTATGCCTGGACTGCGGGAAGAGGTTCAGCTGGTGGTCGTCCCTGAAGATCCACCAGCGCACCCACACCGGGGAGAAGCCGTACCTGTGCGGCAAGTGCGGGAAGAGCTTTAGCCAGAAGCCCAACCTGGCGCGCCACCAGCGTCACCACACGGGCGAGCGGCCCTTCTGCTGCCCAGAGTGCGCGAGGCGCTTTAGCCAGAAGCAGCACCTGCTCAAGCATCAGAAGACCCACTCGCGGCCCGCCACCCACTCGTGCCCCGAGTGCGCGCGCTGCTTCCGCCACCAGGTGGGCCTCCGCATCCACCAGCGTGCGCACGCCCGGGACCGCCAGGGCGCCCGCGCTGGGCTGCAGGAGTTGCTGCGGGACGCCGCCACCCGCCGGAGCTGTCGCCTGCGGCCTGGGCCGCCGCGGGGTCGCCCCGAGTGGGCTTGGTTGGGGCTCTGCCAGGGCTGGTGGCGCCAGGCGGGGCCCCGGGCCGCAACCGCTGCCGCCGCGGCCGCCACCACCCCCGCGGGTCCTGGCGAGCAGCGCCAGTTCATCTGCAACGAGTGCGGCAAGAGCTTCACGTGGTGGTCGTCCCTGAACATCCACCAGCGCATCCACACGGGCGAGCGCCCCTACCCGTGCCCCGAGTGCGGCCGCCGCTTCAGCCAGAAGCCGAACCTGACGCGACACCTGCGCAATCACACGGGCGAGCGGCCGCACCCCTGCCTGCACTGCGGCCGCAGCTTCCGCCAGAAGCAGCACCTGCTCAAGCACCAGCGCACGCACTTGCCGGGCGCCCAGGCGGCGCGCTGCCCCAGCTGCGGCCAGAGCTGCTCGAGCCGCGCAGCGCTGCGGGCCCACCAGCGCGCGcacgccgcccccgccgcccccgccgccgagCCCCAGCGCCCCGGGCAGGCCGCGCGAGATGCGGCGCCACGCTCCGAGCCACAGGCCGAGGCACCCCCGGGCCTGTCGGCGCAGCCTCAGGACCCCCAGCcggcccggggcctggggggtGTGCCgtgggggcgggcgcgggcgggcctGGGGGGGCCCGGCGAGCCCCGCCAGTTCATCTGCAACGAGTGCGGCAAGAGCTTCTCTTGGTGGTCGGTGCTCACCATCCACCAGCGCATCCACACGGGCGAGCGGCCCTATCCGTGCCCCGAGTGCGGCCGCCGCTTCAGCCAGAAGCCCAACCTGACGCGGCATCGGCGCAACCACACGGGCGAGCGGCCCTACCTGTGCACCGTGTGCGGCCGCGGCTTTAGCCAGAAGCAGCACCTGCTCAAGCACCAGCGTGTGCACCGGGGGGCCCTGGCGCCCACCCCCAGCGCCAAGGACCAGGCGCTTTAG